The Microcystis aeruginosa NIES-843 sequence TTGCGTTTTACTTGCACATCTAAGGTCCCACAGGCTTTTATTTCTCTGATGGATTGATGTAAATATTTAGGCTCTGAATGCCCTGACCTTTGCTTGTCTTCGAGATAGTTAACTTTTCGGTTATGAGTTCCTCGAATTAATAAATGAGAGTTAGGACTTCTTGATTGGGCAAATAAATCAAATATGTCTGCCTCACAATCTCCGATTGTTACTACTTGAATATCTTCGGGTATCTGTTGTTGTGTTTCTGACAAAGAATCTAACCATCTTTGACTTTCTTTTTCTTGGGTTTCTCTTTTTTTGCGTTGCTTGGCAATCCCTAAATTCTTTTCTTCTCTTGCCCAGACATATTGATTAATCAGTCCTAAAGGTATTCCGACTGGGGACACTCCTAAGGTGGTATGAACTTTGAGACCAAAGGATTTTTTATAATCTAGATAACCCATGCCTTTTTTGGCTTTTTGCGTCGTAAAGTCTAAACTTGTTGTGTCTTGCACTGCCAAAACTATTGGATGTTCTTTGATTCTTTCTACTGTACTTTTGGCCTGGGCGGCAATTATATCTGAGGGGTGAAAATAGGGGGAATTCCAAAAGTCGTAGGTGGCACTCGCTGCGGCTAGATTTCCTGAAGCTTGTGGCACACTTGTACTAGGTTGACTGGCCAAGTTTTCCACGATACTGATTAACCTTTTCTTTCTTCTGGTGTCCCCTAGGTCTGCATACTGTAATTCTTGGGCTGCCCATTTCTCCATTTTTTTGCTTACCTCCACCTTAATTCCTTCTTTCAAAACTATACCTATCAATCGTTTCCCCTTTTTTTAAGTTTCTTCTCTTTTTGTTAAGAAAGATCCGACTAATGGATAGCTTATCAAGGGGGGCAGGGGGGATCGAACCTAAAATCCATTTTTAATTTAATTATAACCAGCTACTTAACTTAAAACTTAAACCTGATCACTGATAACTGGTCACTGATAACTGATAACTGATAAGCGATCTCAGTATATTGGGGTTGCTTTCTCGTTTTTGCAAAGAAATATATCGAAATCGGCAGCGGATAGGAAAATTCGTGCGAGAATCTTAAAAAATAATTAAATCGCTCTAGGAGTAGCCAACGATTTTGTGATTATCGATCCAAATCCACCAATTAGCACAATGGGAGGCTCTTATGGAAAAGCAGCCATCAGCAATCGATACCGAGTTAGATGGACAGCTACAAGAGGAGGATTCCGAGCAGTTTCTGCGTAGTATATTTAATTCCGTGCAAGCGTCGATTTTTGTGGTGGACGTGCTGGAAAATAGAGATTTTCGCTATGTGGGGGCCAACCCCGTTCATGAACGCTGGACAGGACTGCGCTCATCAGATATTAAAGGCAAAACTCCCGAACAGATCCTTCCCCCCGATGATGCGCGTAGTGTGCGGCAACACTATAGTGATTGTGTACGTTACGGAACGACTATTTCCTACGAACAGTATTTACCTTTTCAAAATATACCCTACTGGTGGCTAACAACTTTAACACCCCTACGGGATAACAATGCGCGCATCTATCGTTTAGTGGGAACCAGTACCAATATCACCGAACGCAAACAGGCCGAAGAAGCTTTAAGATTACAAGCAGAACGAGAACAACTACTGGGGGTAATGCAGGAAAGAATCCGGCAATCGTTGGATCTTGATCGCATTTTGCAAAGAACTGTTAAAGAAGTGCGACAATTTCTCAACTGCGATCGAGTGTTAATTTATCGTTTATTCCCCGATCATAGTGGCATGATTGTGGTGGAATCCCATACTGCGAGGATTAATTCTGTCTTAGGAAACAGGATACAGGATCCCTGTTTTAATTTATCCCCAGAACGTCTGGAAAATTATCGTCGCGGGAGAATTCAAGTTATTGAAAATGTCCATAATTCGGGACTTGATCCCTGTTATCGCAGCCTACTAACCTCTTTGCAAGTACAAGCTAACTTGGTGGTGCCGATTATCTGTGATAACCAACTCTGGGGGTTACTAATTGCCCAAAATTGCCAAAAAACTCGTTCTTGGCAATCCCAAGAAATCGATCTGCTCAAACAATTAGCCATTCAAGTGGGAATTGCCATTCAACAAGCAGAACTGCACCAACGGGTAAAATGCTTGAATACTGCCCTAGAATCGGAGGTTCAGCAAAGAACCGCCGAATTGCAGATGAGTTTGAAGTATGAAGCATTAATCGGACGGATTACCGAAAAAATTCGCGATAGTCTCGATGAAAACCATATTCTGCAAACCACCACTAGGGAATTAGTCCAGGTTTTACCCGTAGAACGCGCCCAAATTGAGCTTTACGATCCCAGTCGCAGTCAAGCCACTATTGTCCACGAATATACCACTCAAA is a genomic window containing:
- a CDS encoding IS4 family transposase — encoded protein: MEKWAAQELQYADLGDTRRKKRLISIVENLASQPSTSVPQASGNLAAASATYDFWNSPYFHPSDIIAAQAKSTVERIKEHPIVLAVQDTTSLDFTTQKAKKGMGYLDYKKSFGLKVHTTLGVSPVGIPLGLINQYVWAREEKNLGIAKQRKKRETQEKESQRWLDSLSETQQQIPEDIQVVTIGDCEADIFDLFAQSRSPNSHLLIRGTHNRKVNYLEDKQRSGHSEPKYLHQSIREIKACGTLDVQVKRNPNHEARLAKLTVRFASFEIQVPSHHSKATPRQPVKLQVILAEEENPHSGVNPISWLLLTSLDISSFESAITCVRWYSYRWLIERYHFVLKSGCGLEKLQLETGRRIEMALATYSIVAWRLLWLTYQARLHGEESCESFLEEHEWQSLCATIHKKSPPPEKPPSFREAVRMIASLGGFLGRKGDGEPGVKTIWLGLRRLHDISQTWKLSHQISPPIEPP
- a CDS encoding sensor histidine kinase, whose protein sequence is MEKQPSAIDTELDGQLQEEDSEQFLRSIFNSVQASIFVVDVLENRDFRYVGANPVHERWTGLRSSDIKGKTPEQILPPDDARSVRQHYSDCVRYGTTISYEQYLPFQNIPYWWLTTLTPLRDNNARIYRLVGTSTNITERKQAEEALRLQAEREQLLGVMQERIRQSLDLDRILQRTVKEVRQFLNCDRVLIYRLFPDHSGMIVVESHTARINSVLGNRIQDPCFNLSPERLENYRRGRIQVIENVHNSGLDPCYRSLLTSLQVQANLVVPIICDNQLWGLLIAQNCQKTRSWQSQEIDLLKQLAIQVGIAIQQAELHQRVKCLNTALESEVQQRTAELQMSLKYEALIGRITEKIRDSLDENHILQTTTRELVQVLPVERAQIELYDPSRSQATIVHEYTTQKLICQGITRQISDFPEIYQPLLHKQILQFVDRLPLGNPQIGRVNRCACAIFDDQGFLGNLWLIRPANQIFNSLETNLIQHIATECAIAIRQARLYESSQAQVRELEKLERLKSEFLKTLSHELRTPITSIRLAVETLESLLEDQGIEIDPQDSIGQLLQILNIESQRQSKLVNDLLTLTYLDAETEPPAIEAIDLLSWLPLLVEPFRHLTRERQQQLILDIDGDIPEINTSLCHIERIIAELLTNASKYTPERGIIRVNVRRADEQILISVSNSGVEIAPEELSRIFAPFYRIPSQDPWRYSGTGLGLALVCKLIKPLNATIDVTSANAVTTFTLTLPI